Below is a window of Mycolicibacterium rhodesiae NBB3 DNA.
GGGAGCCCGACCCACTGCTTCTCGACGAGCAGGCGCTCGTCGTCCACGTGCGTGGCAGGGGATTGGTCGTGCTCACCGGGTGCGGGCATGCCGGCGCGGTGAACATCGCTCGGCACGCCCTGCGGCTGACAGGCGTCGACCGCCTGCACGCACTGCTCGGCGGGTTCCATCTCACCGGGGCGGTCTTCGAGCCCATCATCGAACCGACGGTCGACGCGTTCCTCGACCTGAGTCCCGACGTCCTGGTGCCCGCGCACTGCACCGGCTGGAAGGCGCAGCACCGGTTGGCGGCCGCACTGCCCGACGCGTTCGTGCCCAATGCGGTCGGGACCTCGTACACTTTCGCTGAATCGACGGCTGCCTAGGGCGAAGGATTCTGCCGAGGCCGCAAGGTGGCATGGGGCAGCGGTGGTGCCGGCAGCCGGGTCGTCGTGCCGTGGTAGCCGGTGACCTTTCCGAAGCGCGGGTCGTGGTCCTCCCACTGGCGCCGGTACATGGCGATGTCGTCGTGGCTGCGGCCGACGAAGTTCCACCACATGACCAGCTGCTCCGAGAACGGCGTGCCGCCGAGCACCAGAACGCGTGCGGGACCCTCGCCGCGGTTGACGATGCTCAGGTGCTCGCAGCCCGCGGCCTGGAACGCGAGATCGGCGACATCGAGCGCGGTCCCCGCCACTTCGATGTCACCCTGATCGAGGAGCACACCGTGCTCGAAGGCGTGGTCGATGTCCAGGTCCACGGCGGCACCGGGGTCGAGGTCGAGTTGTGCGCCGAGCAGCGGGGTGAACGTGTGCACCGGCGACCGGGTGTCGGCGAGTTCACCGAGAAACACACGCAGAGTCACCCCACCCAGTGTGCGCGGCTGCGGCACGAAGTGTGCGAAGTCGCGGTCGGTGTCACGAGCGGCGTCAGGTAACGCCACCCACAGCTGCGCGCCGTGCAGGACGGAGGTGGCGGTCGTCGACACCTCGGAGTGACAGATCCCCGCGCCGGCGGTCATCAGGTTCAACTCGCCGGGCCGGACCATCGCGTGCACACCTGCGCTATCGCGGTGTTCCACCTCACCGCTGAACAGCCAGCTGACCGTCTGCAGCCCCGTGTGCGGATGAGGGGGAACGTCCATGCCCGGTCCGTCGCGCAGGTCATGCGGTCCGTAGTGGTCGGCGAAGCACCATGCGCCGATGAGCGAGCGTTCGCGCTGCGGCAGCGTGCGACGGACACGGATCGCGCGCGGCCCGCCGAGCGGCACATCGCGTGGATGGAGCACACCTGTGAATGCCGATGGTGCGCAGGCGACTTCGGCTGGTGCCGAATCGGTGTTGCTCACCAGACCACAGTAGGCCCCGCTCGACGCGCATGTCGTCAGGCGACCGGATCAGCCTGCGTCCGTGCAGGAACGGCGAACCGTAGCAGGGCACGAAACGGGATGGCCAAGGCTTGGCAACAGGCCGCGCACAGGCCGGAACTCGGGTATCCACACGCCGGACATATCGCCGTGCGCAAACCCTCGGTACGAGCAACGGTGCTCATGGCGGGTGCTTCGGCCCGCCACCGGTGAAGGGTGGCGGGCCGAACCAGGATCAGACGCGCGGCGCGGTGCCGTGGCCGGTCGTTCCCGGCGCGCCCGTCACCACGTGGTGGTCGTTACGCCGTTTGAGCCCAAGCAATCCGAGGAGGCCCAGCAGGCCGGCCAGACCCCAGAGCCCGGTGTTGTCCCCGTCATCATCGTGCGAGTCTGACTGTGCGACAGTCGTGGTCGTCGCCGGAGCCGGGGCGTCGTACGTGGTGGCGTGCGCCAGGCCTGCACCACCGAAGGTGAGCGCGCCGGTCATGCCGAGAATTGCTAGTGCTTTACGCATTGTGTACTACTCCATGTGTTGGTCGGCTTGTCGCCGAGACATGCAGGGGCCAGTGGGCTGGAGCCCCCGTGATGCGCGACAGATGAAGTCGTCCCCCGACCGTCCCCCCATCGCACGCAGTCTGTACCCGACGAAGGTGTCATGAAACCGACACATCTGTGGAGAGACGTAGTTCACACCCGGCAGTGCCGTTATCCTGATTGCCGCTGCGCGCGAGCAGGTTTCGTGATCTTGAAACGCGCGACGACATGTGGCCGGTCCTGTCGCTGGCGACTCGTTAGGGTGGCCCCGTCATCGCCGAACGGAGCACCTCGAAGTCGTGGTCGTCGATCGTGAACACCCCACGGCGAAACATGTAGCCCCATCGCGAGGTGTCCTCGATGAAATCGAGCTGCCCGAGCAAGGGTCGGATGGGTGTCTCGGTGCAGTCCAGGAAGTCGACGTTGCGCCGCCACGGCTGAAAGTCGGGTGTCACCTCGGTTTGATAGGGCTCGTCGTCGGCGACCTGTCCGATCGCGGTGAAGGCCTGCAGCGGATCGCCGTCCGGATAGTCCGTCTTCGGCGAGTAGAAGATGATCCAGTCGCCCCGTGCCATCTTGCGCAACATGTGTGGCTTGCCGTGGTTGGCCTGAGTGAAGCGCCCGCGAACGCCACGCTCGACGTGACCACGGCTTACCGTGTTTATCCAGTTCGTCATGACCTGCACGTTAGGCGCGGGTCCCGACAGGAGCCGACGCCTCAGCATCGACCTGTGGATAACTTCGAAGTGGCGGCGTCGTCAATTAAGGAGCCGCTAAGCGTTTGCGGTCGGCTCATCGCGGATAACCCTCCGGCATGAACGGTCCCGCGCTCCTTGGCGGCCGGTACGAAGTCCGAGATGTCCTCGGTTTCGGCGGGATGGCCGAAGTGCGTGACGGCTGGGACATGCGGTTGGACCGCGCCGTAGCCATCAAGCTCTTGCACCCCGGTCTGAGTTCGCAAGCTGAGATTCGACAACGCTTCCAGACCGAGGCGTGCGCCGCCGCTGCGCTCAATCACCCGAACATCGTGAACGTCTACGACCTGGGGGAGCAGGACGGCACTCCCTTCATCGTGATGGAGCGCCTGCCGGGCTGCACCTTGGGTGACGAGATCGCATTGGGTCCGTTGTCGCAGAGTCACGTGTACACCGCGATGCGGGATGTGCTCGCCGCCCTCATCGCGGCACATGGTGCGGGCATGCTGCATCGCGACATCAAGCCCGGCAACATCCTGCTCACCGAGTCAGGTGGTGTGAAAGTTGCCGATTTCGGCATCGTCAAAGCCCCCGGCTCGGCGCACACGACGACAGGTCAGCTGGTCGGCACGCTGGCATACCTGAGTGCCGATCGCGTGGCAGGAAACCCCGCAAGTATGAGTGACGACCTTTACGCCGCGGGTGTCGTCGGCTACGAGGCGCTCACCGGCCGCAGGCCGTTCACCGAGGAGGACATAGCACCGCTTGCGCGGGCGATCATGGAAGATGACCCGCCGCCGGTGGCAGCGCTGCGTCCCGATGTCGACCCGCAACTCGCCGAGGTGATCGAGCGGGCGATGTCCAGGGATCCCTTGCGACGATTCCGGAGTGCCGAAGCAATGTGGCATGCGGTCGACGGCGTCGGACTTCACGATGCCGGACCCTGGCTCACGCCGATCGAATTTTGTGTGCAACGACCGCCGACGCTGATCAATGCGCAGCGCGACCCCTGGCCGGAAGCAATTACCGGACCGGTCGCCCCCGAGAGACACAGGCCAGTGCCGGTTCGAAAAGTCGCGGGCTCCGCCGCTCTACTGGGTGCGATGGCAATTGCGGCCGTGGCATTCGCGCTCGATCCGTCGTCGGCTACGCGTCCCACGGCACCAGAACCCGTCAGCGTCAGTACCCCGGTACCCGTGCCGGTCAGTGTTGAGACGACCGTGCCGACGCCGGTCAGCGTGGCAGCAGTGCCCTCTCCCGTCGTTCAATCTCCAGCATCGTCTCCCGTCATCGAACAGGCGACGCAGCAGGAACCCGCCCGTGGTGGGAACGGCAACGGGAACGGGAACGGAAACGGCAGAGGCAACGGCCACGGCAACAAGAAGCCGAAGTAACCAGTCGCCGGTTCTCGCACTGGTAACCCGCCTGTGGATAACAGCGGTGTCAGACTGAGCCGGTGACGTCAACCAACGACATATATGAGCGCCTCGGAGCGCTCGAGCAGCTCGTCAAGCATCTGTACGAGCGGACTGGAGTGCCGATGCCCGATCTCGCGGCGATCGCGCGCAACGAAGTCTCGGCCCGCGTACGCGAACTGGTCGCGTCCGGCAACAAGATCGGCGCGATCAAGGCCTATCGGGACGAAACGAACGTGGATCTGGCGACTGCCACTCGGGTCATCGAGTCGTTGTACGCCTAGGAGATTCGCGTTCTACTCCGAGGCCAGCCGGTCGATCTCGTCCGCCTGCGAGAACAGGAGTGCGGCCAACTCCCGGGCTTCCTCCGCGGTCAGGACGTCATCGAGGTGGATGGTCACCCGCGGTCTGACGACCGCGCCGTCTGCCCCGAGCACGCCGACAATCCGAACGGAGGCGGGACCGGCCGTTTCTGCGCTGCCTGCGTACATGCGATCCCAAATGTCCTTGCTCTCGTCCCCTTCGCGGCACGGACGAACTGCACGTGAGCTCGCCGTGTAGAACACACGGCCACATTAGAGCGAGCGACAACTCTTGGAATCCGGTGTTTCCCTACGTTCGTGGCTGCGTGTGCACACAGGGTCAGAAGGGGCTGCTGTTGGACTGCCAGCGG
It encodes the following:
- a CDS encoding pirin family protein, with protein sequence MSNTDSAPAEVACAPSAFTGVLHPRDVPLGGPRAIRVRRTLPQRERSLIGAWCFADHYGPHDLRDGPGMDVPPHPHTGLQTVSWLFSGEVEHRDSAGVHAMVRPGELNLMTAGAGICHSEVSTTATSVLHGAQLWVALPDAARDTDRDFAHFVPQPRTLGGVTLRVFLGELADTRSPVHTFTPLLGAQLDLDPGAAVDLDIDHAFEHGVLLDQGDIEVAGTALDVADLAFQAAGCEHLSIVNRGEGPARVLVLGGTPFSEQLVMWWNFVGRSHDDIAMYRRQWEDHDPRFGKVTGYHGTTTRLPAPPLPHATLRPRQNPSP
- a CDS encoding WGxxGxxG family protein encodes the protein MRKALAILGMTGALTFGGAGLAHATTYDAPAPATTTTVAQSDSHDDDGDNTGLWGLAGLLGLLGLLGLKRRNDHHVVTGAPGTTGHGTAPRV
- a CDS encoding EVE domain-containing protein, whose protein sequence is MTNWINTVSRGHVERGVRGRFTQANHGKPHMLRKMARGDWIIFYSPKTDYPDGDPLQAFTAIGQVADDEPYQTEVTPDFQPWRRNVDFLDCTETPIRPLLGQLDFIEDTSRWGYMFRRGVFTIDDHDFEVLRSAMTGPP
- a CDS encoding serine/threonine-protein kinase — its product is MNGPALLGGRYEVRDVLGFGGMAEVRDGWDMRLDRAVAIKLLHPGLSSQAEIRQRFQTEACAAAALNHPNIVNVYDLGEQDGTPFIVMERLPGCTLGDEIALGPLSQSHVYTAMRDVLAALIAAHGAGMLHRDIKPGNILLTESGGVKVADFGIVKAPGSAHTTTGQLVGTLAYLSADRVAGNPASMSDDLYAAGVVGYEALTGRRPFTEEDIAPLARAIMEDDPPPVAALRPDVDPQLAEVIERAMSRDPLRRFRSAEAMWHAVDGVGLHDAGPWLTPIEFCVQRPPTLINAQRDPWPEAITGPVAPERHRPVPVRKVAGSAALLGAMAIAAVAFALDPSSATRPTAPEPVSVSTPVPVPVSVETTVPTPVSVAAVPSPVVQSPASSPVIEQATQQEPARGGNGNGNGNGNGRGNGHGNKKPK